The genome window ctattcgttatataaattttttattttagctAAAAGGTTTTTAGTTTAATAACTTTGTTTACTCTTCGTATATAGCAATTGCCAGGTCTTTAGTGCATTCTCTCCAACAGCCatacatattttgtttttgcaggaTGGGCTTGCTTACACGATTTAGTTGAAACTAACACTGCGAGTTTTTTGCGTGTACTTTGTTTGCAGTAACTTAGTCGCCAACAACTTCAGCATAGAAAGTTCAAACAGCAGGTGATTCTTTGGATCTGCGGCTCACTTAGTGTTTTGAACATTTTTTATAATGGATGTGACAGTTGCATGTCACTTTTAGAATGTATATGTGTCATTGTTTGATTCTAGTTGAAGTTACTAGTGTAACGCAACAGTCTCAGGCTTCATCTGAATGGGTGCACTACTAACTTGGATCCTGAATTGAATCCCTCGTCGGTTCTGTACTCAGGATCCTGCTATCACACAACAAGGTCAATCTATTGATATAATGATGCAATGGGACCTAAAAAGGTTAGGTGGCAACTTTTACCGAAACGGGCaattatgtcatattgcagcTCGTTTACTGAATCCTCATGTCATGGAAAGCACCTAGAATTCTGGAGTTAGGAAAATCATTTGTCTTCTCACTTGAAGATAATTTCCTATTATTAGGGTAGTTGTATTTTAATTAGAATTAGTCATTAGGTGCTCAAATAACCATTTTAGTTcttatctctttctctattcctttttgtcttttttcccTAGGTGGATTGCACGGCTGGGGACTGAGAGTTTATTTCTTGTTATCCAACAAATAATTGACATATTCtaagtgtttttttcttctgttttttttttttatgtatttcaGTGCTCTACCTTCAGGGTTGAATTGCCTTCAACAGAACTTTCCTTGCAATCGTGGCACTGGACTCTGTAAGTATAGTCAGAGCTTAGCTTCTTTCTGTGGTTATTGGAGTAGAATTCCTCCAAGCAGGATATGTGTTACAATGAAATTTTGCTAAAATGTATCACCAATCAACGATCACATTATTTGGTAGTAATATGACCAGGAGTGTACATcataagaaaagaagagagtaATAGCAAAATAAATCACAGGGCGCAATATTTAGTCCTATTGGTCTATTTTTTGGGGCAATTTTCTCGTCATGCCAGAAGTGTTGCTCTGTGAAATCCGATTCTTAAGAATGCCCAATTATGTAAAAATGTTAGAAGAATTAGGACTGAATCAGATCTCTCTGAGGATCCAATTGGGTGTAGGACTGACATTGGGTAGTGTCGTTTGTTAacttatattttgtttttaagtttGTGATTTACATGGAGAATGAGTATGCCTGTACAAACTATTATCCTTTCATTGCCTGAATCTGAACATACTGTGATATGTACCTCTTTTGTATCTTTATGCAGATTATAACTTGGGGATTAAATGTGGTGGTCCTCAGATTACATCTTCCAATGGCATTGTGTATGAGAATGAAAATCAGACCCTTGGTCCAGCTACATATTTTGTGACTGGCACAAACAAATGGGGAGTTAGCAATGTTGGATATTTCACTTCGACCAACAATCCTCAATATACAAGTTTCTCTTTATCTCAATTCAAAAATACTTTAGATTCTGAGATATTCCAGACTGCAAGGCTTTCAGCTTCATCACTTAGATACTATGGCTTGGGGCTTGAGAACGGTAACTACACTCTGACCCTTCAATTTGCAGAAACAGCTATCCTAGATTCTACTACATGGAAAAGTCTTGGAAGACGTgtatttgatatttatatcCAGGTCTGTATCATCTCAAGGAAACTTTTTGCTTGTTTGAATTCATAAAGTTGAAAATTATTTGGTCGTGACTTGGGATTGTCATGGtttcaaagaaaacattttAACTGAAGCAATTACTTTAAGTGTGTATAACAAATTTAATTCCCCcgtttcatctctctctctctctctctctctctctctctctctgttttcagGGCAACCTGTTTCTAAAGGATTTTGATATACGGAAGGAGGCAGGTGCATCTTTCCAAGCCGTACAGAAGGAGTACACGGCTCAGGTTTCAGAGAACTACCTAGAAATTCATCTCTTTTGGGCTGGAAAGGGGACTTGCTGCATACCTGGGCAGGGTACATATGGACCTTTTATTTCAGCCATCAGTGCTACACCAGGTAATATgatgttcaaatttcagatatgaTTTAGGAAGTTTAGCTTCTAATGTTTTCCCAAAGTGGTGCCATGCTGTTGACTACAGAGCTTTTCTACAGATTTCATACCTACTGTCAGTAACAACCCCACAACTAGTAAGAAGAATAGGACTGGGCTGATTGTAGGAATCATTGTTGGTGGTGGAGTTTTAATTCTGATGGTGGCCACTTTCTATATtttccaaagaagaaaaaggactAACACAATGGACGATGAAGGTAAATTGTTACTTCTGTGGTTTATCAATGCAAGTTTGACTCAAAAGTGTCTGACGATTGAtgcaagagaaaaaaaaaaaaaattctactTTGGGCATCAATATCACTCTGTAGttacaaaaatttaaactctAACTCTTGTGTTCTAAATGTGATTCAATATTGTCATTGGGCAAGCCATCTGCGCTTCCCGTACTTAAGAAAGAATGAGCTGCATTTTCGGGTGGCCCCTCATATGTTccaaaaaacataaatgaaaaaatatccATGAGTATCTATAAGTAAATCCCTTTTACATGTTCCTTGCTGTAAAGCTTATAAGCTACTAAAGCAGATgcaaacttgaaaaaaaaaatgcaaaaagaagCAAACTTATTGCTGGATAAACAGGCTCACAAATATAACAGTTGTTATGCTAAATTTGCAGAGCTGTTAGGGATAGATATCGGGCCACTCACTTTCAGCTTTTCGGAACTGAAGTCAGCTACAAATGACTTTAATCCAGCTAATAAGCTTGGGGAGGGAGGATTTGGACCTGTCTATAAGGTAAGTTATTATTCTAAACGACATTTGGCTGCACCCATGTTAGTGCCTCAGTTTTTACTAATTGATACAAGCATAGAACTGTGACGTCTATCACATATGCCTGGATGTAAACCATACCCTCTTGAACCATCATACGTTTTCATCCTCTTTTCTGATTtcgtttttctaaaattttcttcttatgtCCCTGTTAAAAATGGTCGCCATACTTTTTATGGGCTGGCACTGGCAGCAGTGTACTTCTTACTATGAGACCATGTGTCGTGATTGGTAAGATGCCAGCTGTTGCAATTCCAGTAAAAGAAATTAGCCTTATATGTAGAAGTGTGTATGCCTGTCCAAACCATCAAACTCATTAGCTGCTCAAGTTTCATTTTCACTCAAGGATattgataatatattaatttctcTAAACATTAATGAATTTTGTTAACAGGGAACACTTAATGATGGAAGAGTAATTGCTGTGAAGCAATTGTCTGCAGCATCCCATCAAGGAAAGAGCCAGTTTGTAACTGAGATTGCCACTATCTCTGCTGTGCAACACAATAACCTAGTGGATTTGTATGGATTCTGCGTCGAGGGAGATAAGCGACTCCTTGTTTATGAGTATCTAGAGAACAACAGTCTTGATCAAGCATTATTTGGTATGAGAATAGCATTATTACTGTTTCATGTAGAATATAAAAGATTATAAAGATTTATAATAATGGCTTGTATGAAGCAGGAAAAAGAAGTTTGAATCTTGATTGGTCAACACGTTTTGATATATGCTTGGGCGTCGCAAGAGGTTTAACTTATCTTCATGAGGAATCAAGGCTTCGGATTGTGCACAGAGATGTGAAGGTCAGTAATATCCTGCTTGACTCTAATCTCATCCCCAAAATATCAGATTTTGGTTTAGCCAAGCTTTATGATGATAAAAAGACCCACATCAGTACCCGGGTTGCAGGAACAGTGTAAGCTCTTAGCTCTTAAAGATTTAGTCACCTTACTTATGTTTTCAGATATAGCTCTTCATTTCCTGTTTTGTCTTATAAATATGTTATGTTGATAAGTAGTACACGTTCTTGTCAATGATGCAGTGGGTATCTTGCCCCGGAATATGCCATGCGTGGACACCTTACAGAGAAGAGTGACGTCTTTTCGTTTGGTGTTGTGGCCCTAGAAACTGTCAGTGGTAGGCCAAATTCTGACCCGAGTTTGGATGAAGAAAAGATTTATCTTCTTGAATGGGTAAGAAATTGTCACTTCTAACACTTTTTGGACCAATACAGCTCACTCCATTTCTTAATGCACTTTCATGGTCTTACTTCTTAGGCTTGGTACTTGCATGAAACCAAACGTGAAGTTGAACTAGTGGACTCCAGATTATCCGAATTCAACGAGGAAGAAGTAAAACGAGTAATTGCTATAGCATTTTTGTGCACTCAAGCATCACCATTGCTACGACCATCGATGTCCCGTGTGGTGGGAATGCTTTCAGGAGATATCGAAGTGGCGACTGTAACCTCAAAGCCTGGTTACTTGACTGACTGGAAATTTGATGACATAAGTGGTATAAACAGTATGACTATCGATATGTCAACTAAAGGAACTGATTCTAGCGTTTACAACTCATCGGCAAGTACAACCGTGGTGGGGGATACAAGTCAATTACCTGCAAAGGCCACTCAACCCATAATTTACAATACTGTTCGCAATGGCAAGTGAGAATTTTGATGGACTTGAAGAAAGAGGTACAGCAATAGTGattgagtttttttctttattgtttttcttgggAGAGGGAGGAATGaatatacacataatttttaattattgttcaTATATGTAGttatatgtataaaaaaaattcttattcaTTGTCTTTATATCTtattctttatgttttttggtTGGACATTTTGTTAGAATGATTGTGATGTTTGGAACCTTTTCTATTGCTAAGATAAATTGGAGCTTTCCAAATTTcctaaaaaaaaggaatatcTGGTTTCTGAACCGCATTGTTTATGTGGCTTATTATTAATATCAATGGCTTTTTCCAAGCAATCATTGAAGGTGAAATCaaggaagaaacaaagagaacCATAAACATGGTACAAGACAAGGGCAATAAACCCTGATCTGGACAATGACAGAGGTTCCATATGAGTTACTTAGCAAGCACACATGTGAAGGTGATGCATCATGCATATGCATGGACACCCAGCTGGACATGACATTGACATTGACATTGAGACAACAATCCAAGGCCCACTGTATTTAGGCATATCATGATAAGTTTAGGAAGACAGTGATAAGCCATTTAAGCTAGGGTAGCTAGTCCAACAAATGCaataaataacttattatTGAACATGTTCCCAGAAATCCCCAAATTACTCACTACTGATGCTATACATAAGCATCAACATTATCAATTTATCATAATTTCAGaagttaattaattgggatgGACTCCAAAagtatatgcatatatatatatatatcagtctCATTCTATTGAGGGAactctcaaataattttatttgatgtCCTTTAGGGTCctttacaaatattttttcaacaatccaaaccatttattttttaagtctacattcatagatcatccttgcaaaaaattagacaaattagAAACCGTTTCaatatccaattgtgtcttacaaaatcaatgaacacgatgtttcaagaaaatactaaaataattcaattgagtggtcaaatgatatcagaTTCAAATGATTCTTTGtaaagatgatctttgaatgaatatataCCAAATAGACGGtatggattagtgaaatacaatgttGAGTGGGCTCTATAAagatgtccctcaaataaaatctGAGGGATCTCTCAGTAgaaactctctctctatctatataaacatatatattctCATAATTTCAGAAGTTATGGCCTCtgagattctctctctctctctctctctctctctctctctccaacatAAGAAACAATGGCAAATGAGTTAAGAACTCCACTAACTCAAAGCAAAGGATCCAGCTTCTTGAAAGCTTGCTTTAATGGAACAAATGCTTTCCTGGGTAAGCAgtatatttaaatttgtttcaCTCTCATGTTACTGTGTTTCTATTTTGGAGGACTTTACAATTTATTTACCCttgtttgattaatttttcaGGTGCTGGTCTTGTAACACTTCCTTATGCCCTCTCAAGGGGAGGGTGGCTAAGCTTGGTGCTCTTGTTTCTAATTTCCATTATCACCTTCTACACAGCCATCTTGCTAAAGAAATGCATGGATTCTGATCCATCAATTACAAGCTACCTTGACATTGCTGAGCGTGCCTTTGGTAAAACAGCCAGAATCATAGTCTTAATTATTTTGAGCACAGAATTGTACCTGGTTGCCGTAGGCCTCATAATATTAGAAAGTGATAGCTTGTATAAGCTGTTTCCGAAATTCAGGATCAAGCTCGGGTCGTTGTTAATCTGTGGTAGACAGTCATTTGTGTTAGTTACAGCTTTGATCATCTTGCCCACAATGCTGATCACTGAGATGAGCATATTGTCCTATGTTTCGGCCACTGGAGTGTTCTGTTGCCTTATCATTGTTGGCTCCATTGTGTGTGTTGGTGCATTTGGAGGTGTTGGGTTTCATGCAAGTGGAGACTTGTTAAATGTGGGGGGCCTTCCTACCGCTGTGAGCTTGTATATTTTTTGCTTTGCAGGACATGCAATCACCCCTTCAATATACATTTCTATGCGAGATAAAAATCAGTTCAGCAAGGTATGCAGGATATAGACAAAATAATTTCCAGTATGAAACAGAGATTACAAATATGTATGTGTTATGTATGTATATGGATGTAACGATAAGGAATTCGTAAAATTTACGGGCATGGAAGGGGTTTCGGTAGTTAATCCAAAGTCCATTTGGTGATTAGTGCGAAGGGTTTGATTTTGAGCCATCCTTTGATTTCAAAACTGGAACAGAACCCCATTGAGCCAAACAAAAGGACTGTGGTTTGGTCTTTGCAAAATTTGCATATGTCTACTTTAAAACCGGCCTATATAGTGTAATGTTCTTTTGTCAGACGAATGTTAATGTTGTGCGCATAAAGATTTGATAATATGATAGGCATTTTACTTCAATTACTTTTAATAACCTAATCCTTTGTTGATTGATATGCAGGTTGTGTTCTTTAGCTTTCTACTCGTAACCATCACTTGCATGGTAACCGCAGTCACCGGCTATCTTATGTATGGAGACGGTGTCGAATTACAGATCACTTTGAATCTACCAACAACAGAAGTGAGTGCAAGAGTTGCAATATACACCATTCTACTTATTCCAATCGCAAAATATGCGTTGATGGTAACCCCAGTAGCTAATGCCATTGAAGGTGGACTTCCAGAAGATTACAAAAATTGGAGATCTGTTAAACTGCTTATAAGGATGGCATTACTAGTCAGCTCCACAGTGGTAGCCTATGTTTTCCCCTACTATGAGACCCTCATGGCGATTGTCGGCTCGCTATTTACTGTTTCGGTTTCCTTCATTCTCCCCTGCATGTGCTATCTCAAGCTTTCTGCTTGCTATAGGAGCGGGAACTACAAGCTATTAGGCAGTGTAGGAATAATTGCATTTGGAACTTTAGTAGGTGTCTTAGGGACTTACTCATCGATTGTAGAACTTGTTCAAGAGTATTGAATAATTGTATTGAACTTCAGTCTACCAAGAAATTTCTTGTCTTATGAGAATATACAATTAGTTTCTCATCATCTCAATTCAAAAGTACCTTTGATTTCTGGTTTCTGAACCGCATTGTTTATGTACCTTATTATAaatgtgggtttttttttttatcactagtgtccatgaattttttctaaatttttattttagttttcaaaattCTCAAATCAATCAATGTGGTCCTTCATCCGATTAAATTTCATCACGTGGCCAACTTTAAAGATGTATTTTCATCAAATATCTCATCCACTTAATATACCGCGTTAAATGGGTATTTCCATCAAAACCCTGTAAATATTAATGGCTTTTCCAAGCAATCAATAAGGTGAATTCAAGGAAGATACAGAGAGCACATAAACTATAAAACCTGGTCCATACCAAACAGAGACTTGTATACCTTGTCTCTACGTATTTCCCATTGCTTGAATATGGTTACCATTATTGCTTTCTCTCTGTCTTTTCCTCCTAATTCAACTACTCTGAAATGGTTAGTTTCCTTTTGGGATTTGAGTAGATTGCAGATGCAACATTCAGCAAAGAAAATACCATAGTCTCCAATTAGGATTGGCTGCTTTCAAGCTGAATGAACTGATCCCAGCAAGTACAAAAGTAAACTTGGAAAAGTTCAGGCTAAAACTAAAGTATACAGTCTAGCAAAAGAGAACTCTTCCTAAAAACAAAGCTAACTCTAGCAAAAGTCTTGTAACTCAAGTGATTAAAAACATTTACCCTTATACCCAAGTTACGTTTGAATATCACTTGTatgcaaaatgaaaaagaaaaaagcaaccCCATTAAGCAATAATTGATGGCGGGCGGTCCCCATTTTACCAATCACCTCTCTGTCCCCTATATAATTGCATGACACCAGTCCAGTTACTTAACTCCTCATATAACAGAGTTaacttttaataaaattaaaatagaaaactaGAAATtcaggaaaaaggaaaaaagaaagcccAACAGCCATAATTAATCCTTGTGGCTTTGGGCACCCTGCCGTTGCATATTGCAACCCCAGTAGCTGGTGGTATATTGAGCCGACAATGGCCGTGATAGTCACCCCAGTAGCTGATGCCATTGAAAGTGGACTTTCAGAAAGACTACAAGAATTGGAGACCTGTTAAACTGCTTATACGGATGGCATTACTGGTCATCTCCACTATGATAGCCTATGTCTTCCCCTACTATGAGACCCTCACGGCGATTGTCGGCTCAATATTTACTGTTTCGGTTTCGTTCATTATCCCATGCATGTGCTATCTCAAGCTTTCTGCTTGCTATAGGAGCTGGAACTACGAGCTATTAGGCATTGTAGGACTAATTGTATTTGGAGCTTTAGCAGGTGTCTTAGGGACTTATTCATCTATTGTAGAATTTGCTCTAGGAGCTGGAAGTACATGCTATTAGGCATTGTAGGACTAATTGTATTTGGAACTTTAGCAGGTGCCTTTGGGACTTATTCATCTATATTTCAATTGGGTACTAGCTAGAACGTAGTGGTTAAGTACCGATTGATTCACTTGCTTATCAATTTGGGCAAAGTTTGGTTTCTCTCAAGGTTTCCATTGAGTTGTGCTCTTATTTGGAAGCCTCATATTCATCCTTGGATTTGGATCTGTGGTGATTTTTGAGTGCATTGCAATGAATTAAGATTTGGGCTTCCCTGTGCAGATGAATTTTGTTTGCTCTCATATTTATCGGGAAGGTAATTATGTCGCATATATGTTAGCAAATTTTAAATCGTGCCTAATACTGGTGGGATTCCTTACCTTCGTGGGCTCTACCGCTTATGGTAAAGATTTAGTGAATTTTTCCATGTTTTGCTTTCGTTGATTTTGTGTGTTTAGTTTGATCCCACCCTTGGGTTGGTTTTGTTGCCGAGTTTGGTAAGTTATCCCCTGTTGtttacttcttctttttaataattttctccTCGTAGGttccaataaaaaagaaagaccaGATGTGATGCTTCAACTTGTTTGACTTGTTGGCCATCAAACTTGAAGTGTTTGCTGAGGCATTTTGCCTCTTTTAAAgcattgaggttaattttaAAATGGGATCAAACTAATTAATGATCATCAATCGCAGTAAGCTTATAATGAATCCAAGAACAACATACAAATTATAAAGAACATGCCAAGGCCAACAACATAAGCAGTCATCCAAATTTGCTTCATAACTATGTCATAGTAAATTCCCCAAATTACAAATAAGCAGAACAAAACATTCTGCAGTCAatttgcttccaatttatCCCACCACCAATTCTTTGAAAGAATCCAAAATCTTCTGGCAAAACCCATCCAACCCAAAATAGAACATGAATCTGAGAACCAACTAATCCAATCCCAAAATCTACCCCATTTGTCAAACTCCTAGTTACATAAAATAGCCCTTGTGATAACAAGCACAAAGCAAGACACtgtgaagaaaaacaaagtcaCAAAGTCCCTAGCGGACCACTTCCTCACCTCTTTAGCTTCAACTCTCAAACTCTTGGCCCTCCTAAGCGCATCAACTTCcttcaacaaatcaaattccaaacccttcttcttcaactcctCGATACACTTGCCCAGAAGATTTTtatcctctttctctctctccagaAGCTTCTCCAAGTGACCTTCCATGTCAGTCTTGTACCTTATGGCCCAAATGATCCCCAGAGAGAAGCAGAGAGAACAGAGTGACGGGATCCAAGACCGGCGGCATGCAAACCCATGTGGGTCCCTCGAGGAGGAACTGAAGAGAAGGATGAGAGCTGTGGagtggaagaggaagaagaataTGAAGAGCATTGTGATCTCTTTGCGAACCGAGTCGATTTGGTTCTCTTTCAGAGAGACCCTGTTGAGGATtagctcttcttctttcagCCATTGCTTAAGCAGAAGCTTGTGGCTTGGAGACTCTGCGATTTGGTGAAG of Prunus dulcis chromosome 4, ALMONDv2, whole genome shotgun sequence contains these proteins:
- the LOC117626345 gene encoding probable LRR receptor-like serine/threonine-protein kinase At1g56140 isoform X1, with amino-acid sequence MQYLTLGINALSGELPKELGNLTDLRTFAFGANNFSGPLPSELGSLSKLKEIYFDSSGVSGEIPSTFANLQNLEIVWASDTELTGRIPDFIGNWSKLSVLRFQGNSFEGPIPVTFSKLTSLTELRISDLSNVNGSSSLGFIKDMKSLSILVLRNNNISDSIPSNIGEYQSLSQLDLSFNNLTGQIPDSLFNLSLLSILFLGNNKLNGTLPESKSSSLLNIDLSYNNLLGSFPSWVNEQKLQLNLVANNFSIESSNSSALPSGLNCLQQNFPCNRGTGLYYNLGIKCGGPQITSSNGIVYENENQTLGPATYFVTGTNKWGVSNVGYFTSTNNPQYTSFSLSQFKNTLDSEIFQTARLSASSLRYYGLGLENGNYTLTLQFAETAILDSTTWKSLGRRVFDIYIQGNLFLKDFDIRKEAGASFQAVQKEYTAQVSENYLEIHLFWAGKGTCCIPGQGTYGPFISAISATPELLGIDIGPLTFSFSELKSATNDFNPANKLGEGGFGPVYKGTLNDGRVIAVKQLSAASHQGKSQFVTEIATISAVQHNNLVDLYGFCVEGDKRLLVYEYLENNSLDQALFGKRSLNLDWSTRFDICLGVARGLTYLHEESRLRIVHRDVKVSNILLDSNLIPKISDFGLAKLYDDKKTHISTRVAGTVGYLAPEYAMRGHLTEKSDVFSFGVVALETVSGRPNSDPSLDEEKIYLLEWAWYLHETKREVELVDSRLSEFNEEEVKRVIAIAFLCTQASPLLRPSMSRVVGMLSGDIEVATVTSKPGYLTDWKFDDISGINSMTIDMSTKGTDSSVYNSSASTTVVGDTSQLPAKATQPIIYNTVRNGK
- the LOC117626345 gene encoding probable LRR receptor-like serine/threonine-protein kinase At1g56140 isoform X2; this translates as MDVTELFFFRPRDLSFNNLTGQIPDSLFNLSLLSILFLGNNKLNGTLPESKSSSLLNIDLSYNNLLGSFPSWVNEQKLQLNLVANNFSIESSNSSALPSGLNCLQQNFPCNRGTGLYYNLGIKCGGPQITSSNGIVYENENQTLGPATYFVTGTNKWGVSNVGYFTSTNNPQYTSFSLSQFKNTLDSEIFQTARLSASSLRYYGLGLENGNYTLTLQFAETAILDSTTWKSLGRRVFDIYIQGNLFLKDFDIRKEAGASFQAVQKEYTAQVSENYLEIHLFWAGKGTCCIPGQGTYGPFISAISATPDFIPTVSNNPTTSKKNRTGLIVGIIVGGGVLILMVATFYIFQRRKRTNTMDDEELLGIDIGPLTFSFSELKSATNDFNPANKLGEGGFGPVYKGTLNDGRVIAVKQLSAASHQGKSQFVTEIATISAVQHNNLVDLYGFCVEGDKRLLVYEYLENNSLDQALFGKRSLNLDWSTRFDICLGVARGLTYLHEESRLRIVHRDVKVSNILLDSNLIPKISDFGLAKLYDDKKTHISTRVAGTVGYLAPEYAMRGHLTEKSDVFSFGVVALETVSGRPNSDPSLDEEKIYLLEWAWYLHETKREVELVDSRLSEFNEEEVKRVIAIAFLCTQASPLLRPSMSRVVGMLSGDIEVATVTSKPGYLTDWKFDDISGINSMTIDMSTKGTDSSVYNSSASTTVVGDTSQLPAKATQPIIYNTVRNGK
- the LOC117626173 gene encoding amino acid transporter AVT1I-like, whose translation is MANELRTPLTQSKGSSFLKACFNGTNAFLGAGLVTLPYALSRGGWLSLVLLFLISIITFYTAILLKKCMDSDPSITSYLDIAERAFGKTARIIVLIILSTELYLVAVGLIILESDSLYKLFPKFRIKLGSLLICGRQSFVLVTALIILPTMLITEMSILSYVSATGVFCCLIIVGSIVCVGAFGGVGFHASGDLLNVGGLPTAVSLYIFCFAGHAITPSIYISMRDKNQFSKVVFFSFLLVTITCMVTAVTGYLMYGDGVELQITLNLPTTEVSARVAIYTILLIPIAKYALMVTPVANAIEGGLPEDYKNWRSVKLLIRMALLVSSTVVAYVFPYYETLMAIVGSLFTVSVSFILPCMCYLKLSACYRSGNYKLLGSVGIIAFGTLVGVLGTYSSIVELVQEY
- the LOC117625817 gene encoding uncharacterized protein LOC117625817 — its product is MADENANQSIMEPKSWHPLHQIAESPSHKLLLKQWLKEEELILNRVSLKENQIDSVRKEITMLFIFFFLFHSTALILLFSSSSRDPHGFACRRSWIPSLCSLCFSLGIIWAIRYKTDMEGHLEKLLEREKEDKNLLGKCIEELKKKGLEFDLLKEVDALRRAKSLRVEAKEVRKWSARDFVTLFFFTVSCFVLVITRAILCN